A single Mus caroli chromosome 15, CAROLI_EIJ_v1.1, whole genome shotgun sequence DNA region contains:
- the Trmt12 gene encoding tRNA wybutosine-synthesizing protein 2 homolog, whose translation MERECEESVVVAVVTEPRFTQRYRDYLEKQKLLDRLHRVAKLRDGAVALPVLAESLSEQHLQELRDRVAPGSTCVLTRLPDPLPSKKARVRSPAQILCLEVRRWVEDRGVTWSAELEADLPRSWQRHGDLMVLSEDCFQATPWKGLEPELWETVASVLGVQRLAKRGRVLPDGTRTPSVTLLLGDHGWVEHMDNGIRYKFDVTQCMFSFGNITEKLRVASLSCAGEVLVDLYAGIGYFTLPFLVHAGAAFVHACEWNPHAVVALRNNLEINGVADRCQIHFGDNRELKLSNTADRVNLGLIPSSKEGWPVACQVLRKDVGGILHIHQNVESFSGKTPQPPGSNNVEKEHWPRPQKITTDTQGNGTTENFRGDMSPANKPEWWRWAESAETQIASLLHQVHGKPWRTRILHVHPVKSYAPHVDHIVLDLECRP comes from the coding sequence ATGGAGAGAGAGTGTGAGGAGTCTGTAGTTGTCGCAGTTGTGACTGAGCCCCGGTTCACGCAGAGATACCGAGACTACCTGGAGAAGCAGAAACTCTTGGACAGGCTACACCGGGTGGCGAAGCTGCGGGATGGCGCGGTGGCGCTGCCGGTGCTGGCGGAAAGCCTTTCTGAGCAGCATCTGCAGGAGCTGAGGGATCGCGTGGCCCCGGGCAGCACCTGTGTGCTGACGCGGCTCCCGGATCCTCTTCCTTCCAAAAAGGCCCGGGTTCGTTCACCTGCTCAGATACTGTGTCTGGAGGTGAGGCGTTGGGTGGAGGATCGCGGAGTGACGTGGTCCGCTGAGTTGGAGGCAGATTTGCCCCGGTCTTGGCAACGGCATGGTGACCTAATGGTGCTTAGTGAAGACTGCTTCCAAGCCACGCCGTGGAAAGGTCTGGAGCCAGAACTCTGGGAGACTGTTGCCTCGGTCCTCGGAGTTCAACGTTTGGCAAAACGAGGGCGGGTGCTACCTGATGGGACTCGAACTCCGTCAGTGACTCTGCTGCTGGGTGACCATGGCTGGGTAGAGCATATGGATAATGGCATCCGGTATAAGTTTGATGTGACACAGTGCATGTTCTCCTTCGGAAACATCACCGAGAAACTTCGAGTGGCGTCTCTGTCCTGTGCTGGAGAGGTGCTGGTGGATCTCTACGCAGGGATTGGTTATTTTACATTGCCCTTCCTAGTTCATGCTGGCGCTGCCTTCGTACATGCCTGTGAATGGAATCCTCATGCTGTAGTTGCTTTAAGAAACAACTTGGAGATCAATGGCGTGGCAGACCGGTGCCAAATACATTTTGGGGACAACAGGGAACTGAAACTCTCAAACACTGCAGATAGGGTGAACCTCGGGCTCATTCCCAGTTCTAAAGAAGGCTGGCCTGTTGCCTGCCAAGTGCTTCGGAAGGACGTTGGGGGTATTCTGCATATCCACCAAAATGTGGAGTCTTTCTCAGGAAAGACTCCACAGCCACCTGGAAGCAATAACGTGGAAAAAGAGCACTGGCCTCGTCCCCAGAAAATCACCACTGATACACAGGGAAATGGAACTACTGAGAATTTCAGGGGGGATATGTCACCGGCCAACAAACCAGAGTGGTGGAGATGGGCAGAATCTGCAGAAACTCAGATCGCCTCTCTTCTTCATCAAGTGCATGGGAAACCATGGAGGACACGAATCTTGCATGTCCACCCAGTGAAATCTTACGCCCCTCACGTGGATCACATAGTCCTAGATCTAGAATGCCGCCCCTAA